The Desulfurococcus sp. genomic interval ATGTAAACGTATACAGTCTTCGCTAGAATACTACCTTGCTCAATCTTCACGAACGGGGTGTCAACAATCCTCACGCCGCCATCAAACACTAGGCTGCGCTGCCTCAACTAGAACACCTAAACCTTTTATACTGCTACTACATTATATTCGGCTCAGCTGAGTTTTATGCATGTTTACACGGGGTGTTACTGATGCACTCAGACACCACTGGATCCACGAGAATCTGGGATATAAACTTACACTGGGTCAGTAAGGATACGCGTGCTAGGCTAATAGAGCTAATGCTGTCAACTAGGAGTGTAACAGAGCTATCAAGGGATCTAGGTATATCTCCAACAGCTATAAGAAAGTACGTTAAGAAAGTAGCTTACCCCAGCGACGAGGTTCTCCAGAGAGTCCTCGAAAACCTAGCACCCTACGAGATGGATGAAGCTATAAGAATGCTCATAAGTGATCTATTCGAATCAATTAGAGCACTCTACAATGCTCTTGATGGAAAGCACAGAGACTACTTTAAGAATCTTCTAGCAAGCCTGGTAACCTAAGGATGGTAAATTGAGAGAGAAACCTTTTCTAGCGAGTGGTAAAATACTGGGTGGATACCCCCTCCTAGTTAAATACTTCGAGATCTGCAGCTCCGAGAAGAAAAGTCCAGAGTGCGCTGAGCTCCTCCCTACAAGAGGGATCCTAGAGGAAATCAGCGTGCTTGTAAGCAGGGATTCAAAAACCTTCATCGAGATACTTGAGAAGCTAGAGGAGAGCTTAGCAGGGAAAGTAGACTGCACGATAGCGGTGAAAGCATACGACTCGGTATATGGTGTTAAACCCGCTTGCAGTGAAGCTGTTAAAGCTCTCCTAAGAGAGGTGGTCGCCTGGTACCTTGAGATAGCTGAAGCGTTAGGGCTCGTAAAGCTTAGTAAATCATGGGAGAGGAGGGAGTAGCTTTTGCTGACGAGAAAAGATATCGCGGAGATCCTAGTAAAGCTTGCAAGCATATTAAAGCGAGATCTAGGGGAAGTTAGAGTTAAGGAGATAAGAGAAGGGAGAAGCGAGTTTCAAGTCTACATTAACTTAGGTAGTAATCCTTCAGGTGTATCCCGCGTAAAGATTATTATCAAAAAAGATTATAGCAGGGTGAGAGTATACTCGGGTATAGCAAGCCTGGATATCAGGGTCAAAAGGCTTCTACTCAGAGAGCTATCACGCATACAAGGTGAGAAGCGTGAGACAGCCACATAAGAAGAGGATTCAGGTAGCCATCTCAATTCTAAGTGAAGCAGTGAAAAAGCCTGGTGAATTAAATAGGAGTGAATTAGTAGAACTCTTAAGGCGTGCATACGAGAAAGCTGGATTAAATCCCATTAGAG includes:
- a CDS encoding helix-turn-helix domain-containing protein, coding for MHSDTTGSTRIWDINLHWVSKDTRARLIELMLSTRSVTELSRDLGISPTAIRKYVKKVAYPSDEVLQRVLENLAPYEMDEAIRMLISDLFESIRALYNALDGKHRDYFKNLLASLVT